In Haloplanus rubicundus, one DNA window encodes the following:
- a CDS encoding HalOD1 output domain-containing protein, giving the protein MSATGDEHTTATTTPHQLEIDWDRREPISFAVQTALGQVEDRSPVELDPLADYVDPDALEAFFSGPSDEVATRSLTFEYESHTVTVDGTGHVRIN; this is encoded by the coding sequence ATGTCCGCGACCGGCGACGAGCACACGACGGCGACGACGACCCCTCACCAACTCGAAATCGACTGGGATCGACGCGAACCGATCAGCTTCGCAGTGCAGACGGCCCTCGGTCAGGTCGAGGACCGCTCGCCGGTGGAGTTGGACCCCCTCGCGGACTACGTTGATCCGGACGCGCTCGAAGCCTTCTTCAGCGGACCGTCGGACGAGGTGGCGACCCGTAGCCTCACTTTCGAGTACGAGTCACACACCGTCACCGTCGACGGAACCGGCCACGTCCGCATCAACTAG
- a CDS encoding TetR/AcrR family transcriptional regulator, translating into MAFDDPFGSDTGETRTAIMRATYEALIEHGYENLTIQRIGDEFPKSKSLIYQHYDGKDEVLVELLEFLLDHFEAQMPKPAGGNAHDCLRTMLDYVLAPEPDTERVELTKVMVELRGQAPHNETFEAYFTANDGRFRRSLADIVERGIEEGVYRPVDADAVAEFLLTTISGGTVRRATAADAVDIVAVRDEVDAYLDARLLRDDAA; encoded by the coding sequence GTGGCCTTCGACGACCCCTTCGGGAGCGACACCGGCGAGACCCGCACCGCGATCATGCGGGCGACGTACGAGGCGCTCATCGAGCACGGGTACGAGAACCTCACCATCCAGCGGATCGGCGACGAGTTTCCGAAGAGCAAGTCCCTCATCTACCAGCACTACGACGGCAAAGACGAGGTGCTGGTAGAGCTACTGGAGTTCCTGCTCGATCACTTCGAGGCCCAGATGCCGAAGCCGGCGGGTGGAAACGCCCACGACTGTCTGCGGACGATGCTCGACTACGTCCTCGCGCCGGAGCCGGACACCGAGCGCGTCGAGTTGACGAAGGTGATGGTCGAACTCCGGGGACAGGCGCCCCACAACGAGACGTTCGAGGCCTACTTCACGGCCAACGACGGTCGGTTCCGGCGGAGCCTCGCCGACATCGTCGAACGCGGCATCGAGGAGGGCGTCTACCGCCCCGTCGACGCCGACGCCGTCGCGGAGTTCCTCCTGACGACGATCAGCGGCGGGACCGTCAGGCGGGCGACGGCCGCCGACGCCGTGGACATCGTGGCTGTCAGAGACGAGGTGGACGCCTACCTCGACGCCCGACTGCTTCGCGACGACGCGGCGTAA
- a CDS encoding TrmB family transcriptional regulator: MTNNTTTNAETDTLVEEVVGTLRTFELTEYEAKCFVALTRLREGTAKEVSDVADVPRARIYDSMDALQDRGLVSVQESKPRRFRAVSPREAVDLLERECRSRLDRLGTALPRLGSPNRTTGAGEVWTMEGEAAVAERLATLVADADSEVLLAIAVDELLNDDLVDALADAVDRGVDVVIGSPGAPIRERLHEAVPDADVVETWTWWDAHPIEAGAVTSVCMVDGDALLVSADAETELPGVRKHRAIWTDSAEAPVVGLMRPLLSTAIHG, encoded by the coding sequence GTGACGAACAACACAACAACGAACGCAGAGACGGACACGCTCGTCGAGGAGGTAGTCGGGACGCTCCGGACCTTCGAACTCACCGAGTACGAGGCGAAATGTTTCGTGGCCCTGACGCGCCTGCGCGAGGGCACGGCAAAGGAGGTGAGCGATGTCGCGGACGTTCCGCGCGCGCGAATCTACGACAGCATGGACGCGCTTCAGGACCGCGGGTTGGTGAGCGTCCAGGAGTCGAAGCCACGGCGGTTCCGGGCCGTCTCCCCCCGCGAAGCGGTCGACCTCCTCGAACGGGAGTGTCGGAGTCGGCTGGACCGTCTCGGCACCGCCCTGCCCCGACTCGGATCGCCGAACCGAACCACGGGCGCTGGCGAAGTGTGGACGATGGAGGGGGAGGCCGCCGTCGCCGAACGGCTCGCGACGCTCGTCGCCGACGCCGATTCGGAGGTGTTGCTCGCCATCGCCGTCGACGAACTCCTCAACGACGATCTGGTCGACGCGCTGGCCGACGCGGTCGACCGCGGCGTCGACGTCGTGATCGGGTCACCCGGCGCGCCGATCCGCGAGCGTCTGCACGAGGCGGTCCCCGACGCCGACGTGGTCGAGACGTGGACGTGGTGGGACGCTCACCCGATCGAGGCCGGCGCCGTCACGAGCGTCTGCATGGTCGACGGCGACGCCCTTCTCGTCAGCGCCGACGCCGAAACAGAACTTCCCGGCGTCCGCAAGCATCGCGCCATCTGGACCGACAGCGCCGAGGCGCCGGTCGTCGGCCTGATGCGTCCACTGCTCTCGACCGCGATCCACGGTTAG
- a CDS encoding efflux RND transporter permease subunit: protein MPSFDAQRVVDTLDAWIVDRPARVVLAFLVVSGLFVVGLGGGGTDSGTDQFTEDVPAEQALQEVNDNFERITFGADSGSTQLIQEGTNVLAKPALLRMLEAQERLAGDPDLQVSSTSSVARAVARTLDPSADSIDDEIRAVERSSPSEIDRAVRTTVERNPGLRALLSEDYNARSASASATIGTVTHRLPGGGSDGPGTSGESPLTAIQLQAEYVVDAVGGDITVFGSGITSEELGNVINDSLGLVIPAAVALILLFLIVAYRDPLDLLLGLVALAMTMLWTFGFMGLAGIAFSQLLVAIPPLLLAVGIDFGIHAINRYREEHVDGVSVGNAMRVTTDQLLIAFFIVTGTTVLGFAANLSSGLSSIRELGVVAAVGIVFTALVFGIFLPATKVLADRWRERLGAPEFGSAALGSERSLLGRILPVGVYVARVAPKAFLVVVLVSTALLGQYGAGVDSRFTQEDFLPPEEPPAYLEYVPEPFRPGDYTVTQTTNFLERNFQTGEEDTTTVYVEGPLHRDDALESMWRAGADPPPSFVDDDGHARETSIVTVIRSYAAQDPEFAALVARNDRNDNGIPDDDLRTVYAALLDSPARDRALDYITDDYTSARIEYAVEADASQEAVTDDTRAVADRMRFEATATGGVIVLKAVSDVIGASAFRSLVIALVAAAGFLVFVYGVLEGRPSLGLVNVLPIALTVAALASTMRFLDIPFNVLTGTSLSIAIGLGIDYSAHLLHRFVEEYDGATDVDAALLATVRGTGGALTGSMLTTVSGLGVLWLAISPILGQFGLLIALSVLYSYLASILVLPTTLVLWDRYVASGAGRSLQSADAEAAPLD from the coding sequence GTGCCTTCCTTCGACGCCCAGCGCGTCGTCGACACGCTCGACGCGTGGATCGTCGACCGCCCCGCGCGGGTGGTGCTCGCCTTCCTCGTCGTGTCGGGGCTGTTCGTCGTCGGCCTCGGCGGCGGTGGGACCGACTCCGGAACCGACCAGTTCACGGAGGACGTGCCCGCGGAGCAAGCGCTTCAGGAAGTCAACGACAACTTCGAGCGGATCACGTTCGGCGCCGACAGCGGATCGACGCAGCTGATCCAGGAGGGGACGAACGTGCTCGCCAAGCCCGCCCTGTTGCGGATGCTGGAGGCACAGGAACGACTCGCCGGTGATCCGGACCTCCAGGTGTCGAGCACGTCGAGTGTCGCCCGGGCGGTCGCACGAACCCTCGATCCGTCGGCGGACTCCATCGACGACGAGATTCGCGCCGTCGAACGCTCCTCCCCGAGCGAAATCGACCGCGCGGTCCGGACCACCGTCGAGCGGAACCCCGGACTCCGTGCCCTCCTCAGTGAGGATTACAATGCCCGGTCCGCGTCGGCGTCGGCCACCATCGGGACGGTCACGCACCGCCTTCCCGGCGGCGGGAGCGACGGCCCGGGCACCAGCGGCGAGAGCCCGCTCACGGCCATCCAACTGCAGGCCGAGTACGTCGTCGACGCCGTCGGCGGCGACATCACCGTCTTCGGGAGCGGCATCACGAGCGAGGAACTCGGCAACGTGATCAACGACTCGCTCGGCCTGGTGATCCCGGCCGCCGTCGCGCTCATCCTGCTCTTTCTGATCGTCGCGTACCGCGACCCCCTCGACCTGTTGCTCGGCCTCGTCGCCCTCGCGATGACGATGCTCTGGACGTTCGGCTTCATGGGGTTGGCGGGCATCGCCTTCTCCCAACTGCTCGTCGCCATCCCGCCGCTCCTGCTGGCCGTGGGTATCGACTTCGGCATCCACGCGATCAACCGCTACCGCGAGGAGCACGTCGACGGCGTGAGCGTCGGCAACGCGATGCGTGTCACCACCGATCAACTGCTGATCGCCTTCTTCATCGTCACCGGAACGACGGTGCTCGGGTTCGCGGCCAACCTGAGCAGCGGCCTGAGTTCCATCCGCGAACTCGGCGTCGTCGCCGCGGTGGGCATCGTCTTCACCGCCCTCGTCTTCGGCATCTTTCTCCCCGCGACGAAGGTGCTCGCCGATCGCTGGCGCGAGCGCCTCGGCGCCCCCGAGTTCGGCTCGGCGGCGCTCGGATCGGAGCGCTCGCTGCTCGGTCGGATTCTGCCCGTCGGCGTCTACGTCGCCCGCGTCGCGCCAAAGGCGTTCCTCGTCGTCGTCCTCGTCTCCACGGCCCTCTTGGGCCAGTACGGCGCCGGCGTCGACAGCCGCTTCACGCAGGAGGACTTCCTGCCGCCCGAGGAGCCGCCGGCCTACCTCGAGTACGTCCCCGAACCGTTCCGTCCCGGGGACTACACCGTCACGCAGACGACGAACTTCCTCGAGCGGAACTTCCAGACGGGTGAGGAGGATACGACCACGGTGTACGTCGAGGGGCCTCTCCACCGGGACGACGCCCTCGAATCCATGTGGCGAGCGGGTGCGGACCCGCCACCGAGTTTCGTCGACGACGACGGCCACGCCCGCGAGACGAGTATCGTCACCGTCATTCGGTCGTACGCGGCCCAGGATCCGGAGTTCGCGGCGCTGGTCGCGCGTAACGACCGGAACGACAACGGCATCCCCGACGACGACCTTCGGACGGTCTACGCCGCTCTCCTCGACTCTCCGGCTCGGGACCGGGCGCTCGACTACATCACCGACGACTACACGAGCGCTCGGATCGAATACGCCGTCGAGGCGGACGCGTCCCAAGAGGCCGTCACCGACGACACCCGCGCCGTGGCCGACCGGATGCGCTTCGAGGCGACGGCGACCGGCGGCGTCATCGTGCTGAAAGCCGTCTCGGACGTGATCGGCGCGTCGGCGTTCCGGAGCCTCGTCATCGCGCTCGTCGCCGCCGCGGGCTTTCTCGTCTTCGTCTACGGCGTACTGGAGGGACGGCCGTCGCTCGGACTCGTCAACGTCCTGCCCATCGCGCTCACCGTCGCGGCGCTGGCGTCGACGATGCGCTTTCTCGACATCCCCTTCAACGTCCTGACGGGCACCAGCCTCTCCATCGCCATCGGTCTCGGTATCGACTACTCCGCACACCTCCTCCACCGGTTCGTCGAGGAGTACGACGGGGCGACGGACGTAGACGCCGCCTTGCTCGCGACGGTCCGTGGGACGGGCGGGGCGCTCACCGGGAGCATGCTGACCACCGTCTCCGGCCTCGGCGTGCTCTGGTTGGCCATCTCGCCCATCCTCGGCCAGTTCGGGCTCCTCATCGCGTTGAGCGTGCTCTACTCCTATCTCGCCTCGATTCTGGTCCTCCCGACGACGCTCGTCCTCTGGGATCGCTACGTCGCCTCGGGGGCCGGCCGGTCGCTTCAGTCCGCGGACGCCGAGGCGGCGCCGCTCGACTGA
- the panB gene encoding 3-methyl-2-oxobutanoate hydroxymethyltransferase, with amino-acid sequence MPTVQEIQRASPEEPLTMLTAYDAPTAAIVDAAGIDVILVGDSMGNAVLGYDSTLPVTMDEVVSHTAAVARAADEALVVGDMPFLSYGTSAETGIENAGRLLKEAGANAVKIESGPHTVELTDRLVDLGIPVMAHLGLTPQRRNQIGGYARQGTTEEAAAEIRDLAAKHEAAGAFSLVLEHVPDELAAEVTAELDIPVIGIGAGPETDGQVLVLTDVLGLSESVPPFAEEFGDVRTEMEDAVAAYRAAVEDGSFP; translated from the coding sequence ATGCCAACGGTACAGGAGATTCAGCGGGCGTCGCCGGAGGAGCCGCTGACGATGCTGACGGCGTACGACGCGCCGACGGCGGCCATCGTCGACGCGGCCGGGATCGACGTGATCCTCGTCGGCGACAGCATGGGCAACGCGGTGCTCGGCTACGACTCGACGCTCCCGGTGACGATGGACGAGGTGGTCAGTCACACCGCCGCGGTGGCGCGCGCGGCCGACGAGGCCCTCGTCGTCGGCGACATGCCCTTCCTGAGCTACGGGACGAGCGCGGAGACGGGCATCGAGAACGCGGGGCGGCTGCTCAAGGAGGCGGGCGCCAACGCGGTCAAGATCGAATCCGGGCCGCATACGGTCGAGTTGACCGACCGGCTCGTCGACCTCGGCATCCCGGTGATGGCACATCTCGGCCTGACGCCCCAGCGGCGCAACCAGATCGGCGGCTACGCGCGGCAGGGGACGACCGAGGAGGCCGCCGCGGAGATCCGAGACCTCGCCGCAAAACACGAGGCCGCGGGCGCGTTCTCGCTGGTGCTCGAACACGTCCCCGACGAGTTGGCCGCCGAGGTGACCGCGGAACTCGACATCCCGGTCATCGGCATCGGTGCCGGTCCCGAGACGGACGGACAGGTGCTCGTGTTGACGGACGTGCTCGGCCTCTCGGAGTCGGTCCCCCCGTTCGCCGAGGAGTTCGGCGACGTGCGAACGGAGATGGAAGACGCCGTCGCGGCGTACCGCGCCGCGGTCGAGGACGGCTCCTTCCCCTAA
- a CDS encoding ketopantoate reductase family protein: MEVLVFGAGSLGSLLGGLLARAHDVTLVGRDPHVAAVRADGLRITGVETLDTRPAATTDATGASADLALVTVKAYDTGTAARALATGDYGVVCSLQNGMGNEDVLADAVDAPVLAGTVTYGAGLVDPGHVEWRGRGTITLGAWRPADDAATAERIAAAFRAADLDAEAVGDVRRRLWEKLAVNAAINPVTALARVENGALTEEPLAGLARSAAVETAGVARADGVALADETAAEAAATVAGETARNRSSMFQDVSRGRRTEIDAINGYVADRAAVTDRAAPVNRALAALIRGWERGAGVGRSGDE; the protein is encoded by the coding sequence ATGGAGGTTCTCGTCTTCGGCGCCGGGAGTCTCGGAAGCCTGCTCGGCGGCCTCCTCGCGCGCGCTCACGACGTGACGCTCGTGGGGCGTGATCCCCACGTCGCGGCGGTTCGGGCCGACGGCCTGCGGATCACGGGCGTCGAGACGCTCGACACCCGCCCGGCGGCGACGACGGACGCGACGGGGGCGAGCGCCGACCTCGCGCTCGTGACGGTGAAAGCCTACGACACCGGGACGGCGGCGCGGGCACTCGCGACCGGCGACTACGGCGTCGTCTGCTCCCTCCAGAACGGGATGGGCAACGAGGACGTCCTCGCCGACGCCGTCGACGCGCCCGTCCTCGCCGGCACGGTGACCTACGGGGCGGGACTGGTCGATCCAGGACACGTCGAGTGGCGGGGGCGGGGGACGATCACGCTCGGGGCGTGGCGCCCGGCCGACGACGCGGCGACCGCCGAGCGAATCGCCGCGGCGTTTCGCGCGGCCGACCTCGACGCCGAGGCCGTCGGGGACGTCCGGCGGCGGCTCTGGGAGAAGCTGGCAGTCAACGCCGCGATCAACCCCGTCACCGCGCTGGCACGCGTGGAGAACGGCGCGCTGACCGAGGAACCACTCGCAGGGCTCGCGCGGTCGGCGGCGGTCGAGACGGCAGGGGTCGCCCGCGCCGACGGTGTCGCCCTAGCGGACGAGACGGCGGCGGAAGCGGCCGCGACCGTCGCCGGCGAGACGGCGCGAAATCGGTCGTCGATGTTTCAGGACGTGTCGCGGGGACGACGGACCGAAATCGACGCTATCAACGGCTACGTGGCCGACCGGGCGGCGGTGACCGACCGGGCGGCGCCGGTCAACCGGGCGCTCGCCGCGCTGATCCGGGGCTGGGAGCGGGGCGCCGGCGTCGGTCGGTCGGGGGACGAGTAG
- a CDS encoding COG1361 S-layer family protein has product MPSTHRSMLLVVLVVLATVAATGVVAGQSSSGTVIGRPTVEVFSSTTEVEPGTRTDLDLVLSNDGRLNRGGPAEYEQRVTTARGVTVDVDAGDTPFEVNTGPVAVGEAPRGTTAVDPISITVPEDIDPGRYRIPVTVSYSYTVSVEYSAVGSPEYNDLTSEETRYVTLRVRDQPQFDVIESTSTTQIGDTGTVTVTLENDGTRTARDASVVLSSSTDELTFGSGSSSSTGYVGAWEPGTNATVAYTVTFDDDAALRNYSLSATVEYQDTDGIARTSEPLAVGIRPDREQAFAIRDTEATLRVGEDGRFAGTVVNRGPDTARQPVVVFRSSNPNVNVESTEYALETLEPDEAGEFAFDVTISDAASATTQQFNVSVRYRNARDEVRQSDPLNERVAIQPQRDRFSVEAVNRTVVAGGTTTLELRVTNEGDEPLRDVEAKAFVQSPLSSDDDEGLVSALAPGESATFVVGLSAGGSALEKTYPVSIDFQYELPDGDTEVSKTYRVPVSVEHREGGGLPFLPITVGALAVTGVGLVVWYRRNGADGND; this is encoded by the coding sequence ATGCCATCTACACACCGCTCGATGCTCCTCGTCGTCCTCGTCGTCCTCGCCACCGTCGCAGCGACCGGCGTCGTCGCCGGCCAGTCCTCCTCGGGAACCGTCATCGGCCGCCCCACCGTCGAGGTGTTCTCCTCGACGACGGAAGTCGAACCCGGCACCCGGACCGACCTCGACCTCGTCCTCTCGAACGACGGTCGGCTGAATCGCGGCGGTCCCGCCGAGTACGAGCAACGCGTCACCACCGCCCGCGGTGTCACCGTCGACGTCGACGCCGGCGACACGCCGTTCGAGGTCAACACCGGCCCCGTCGCCGTCGGCGAAGCGCCCCGCGGGACGACCGCCGTCGATCCCATCTCGATCACCGTTCCGGAGGACATCGACCCCGGCCGCTACCGGATTCCGGTCACCGTCTCGTACAGCTACACCGTCAGCGTCGAGTACAGCGCCGTCGGCTCCCCCGAGTACAACGACCTCACGAGCGAGGAGACACGTTACGTCACCCTCCGGGTCCGCGATCAGCCGCAGTTCGACGTGATCGAGTCGACGTCGACGACACAGATCGGCGACACCGGCACCGTCACCGTGACGCTCGAAAACGACGGAACGCGGACGGCCCGCGACGCCAGCGTCGTCCTCTCCTCGTCGACCGACGAACTCACGTTCGGGAGTGGCTCGTCGAGTTCGACTGGCTACGTCGGCGCCTGGGAACCGGGCACGAACGCGACGGTGGCGTACACCGTCACCTTCGACGACGACGCGGCGCTTCGCAACTACAGCCTCTCGGCGACCGTCGAGTACCAGGACACCGACGGCATCGCGCGCACGTCCGAACCGCTCGCGGTCGGTATCCGGCCCGACCGCGAACAGGCCTTCGCGATCCGTGACACCGAGGCGACCCTCCGGGTCGGCGAGGACGGCCGCTTCGCCGGCACCGTCGTCAACCGCGGGCCGGACACCGCTCGCCAGCCGGTCGTCGTCTTCCGATCCTCGAACCCGAACGTCAACGTCGAATCCACCGAGTACGCCCTCGAAACCCTCGAACCGGACGAGGCGGGGGAGTTCGCCTTCGACGTGACGATCAGCGACGCCGCGAGCGCCACCACCCAGCAGTTCAACGTCTCCGTCCGCTACCGCAACGCGCGCGACGAGGTTCGACAGAGTGACCCGCTCAACGAGCGAGTGGCCATCCAGCCCCAGCGCGACCGGTTCAGCGTCGAGGCGGTCAACCGAACCGTCGTCGCCGGCGGGACGACGACGCTCGAACTCCGCGTGACCAACGAGGGCGACGAGCCGCTCCGCGACGTCGAGGCCAAAGCCTTCGTCCAGTCGCCGCTCAGTAGCGACGACGACGAGGGACTCGTCTCCGCGCTCGCCCCCGGCGAGTCCGCGACGTTCGTCGTCGGCCTGAGCGCGGGCGGCTCGGCGCTGGAGAAGACCTACCCCGTCTCCATCGACTTCCAGTACGAACTCCCCGACGGCGACACGGAAGTGTCGAAGACGTACCGCGTCCCCGTTTCGGTCGAGCACCGTGAGGGCGGCGGCCTCCCCTTCCTCCCGATCACCGTCGGCGCCCTCGCGGTGACGGGGGTCGGACTGGTGGTCTGGTACCGACGGAACGGCGCCGACGGGAACGACTGA
- a CDS encoding transcription initiation factor IIB, with translation MSQQPETLRETGGEQRSTTTETDERVCPECDASLVVDESHGETVCEACGLVVEADGIDHGPEWRAFDSSERAEKSRVGAPTTKLLHDDGLSSVIDWQDRDAKGRTIDGSKRRKLQRLRTWDERFRSKSAQERNLKQALGEIDRMSSALGLPETVRETASVVYRRALEDDLLRGRSIEAMATASLYAAARQASVPRSLDEFEPVSRVDRKEFSRAYRYIVRELGLAIEPANPLEYLPRFASDLDLDGDTTTRARALLEEGMESGVHSGKSPVGLAAAALYAASILEGDKVTQKEVCSVSDVSEVTVRNRYTELLEAGTDPDAARGAA, from the coding sequence ATGAGTCAGCAGCCCGAAACCCTCCGAGAGACCGGCGGGGAACAGCGTTCGACAACCACCGAGACGGACGAGCGCGTCTGTCCGGAGTGTGACGCGTCGCTGGTCGTGGACGAGTCCCACGGCGAGACGGTGTGTGAGGCGTGTGGTCTCGTCGTCGAGGCAGACGGGATCGATCACGGTCCCGAGTGGCGCGCCTTCGACTCCAGCGAGCGCGCGGAGAAGAGCCGCGTCGGCGCGCCGACGACCAAACTCCTCCACGACGATGGCCTCTCCTCGGTCATCGACTGGCAGGACCGCGACGCCAAGGGTCGAACCATCGACGGGAGCAAGCGCCGGAAGCTCCAGCGCCTGCGCACGTGGGACGAGCGCTTCCGCTCGAAGAGCGCTCAGGAGCGCAACCTGAAGCAGGCTCTCGGCGAAATCGACCGGATGTCGTCGGCGCTCGGTCTCCCAGAAACCGTCCGCGAGACGGCGAGCGTCGTCTACCGTCGGGCGCTGGAGGACGACCTCCTGCGCGGGCGCTCCATCGAGGCGATGGCGACCGCCTCCCTGTACGCCGCCGCTCGGCAGGCGTCGGTGCCCCGGAGCCTCGACGAGTTCGAACCCGTCAGCCGCGTCGACCGCAAGGAGTTCTCGCGGGCCTACCGCTACATCGTCCGCGAACTCGGTCTCGCCATCGAACCGGCCAATCCCCTCGAATACCTCCCCCGGTTCGCCTCCGACCTCGACCTCGACGGCGACACGACGACCCGCGCCCGCGCCCTCCTCGAAGAGGGCATGGAGAGCGGCGTCCACAGCGGCAAGAGTCCCGTCGGTCTCGCGGCGGCGGCGCTCTACGCCGCCTCGATACTCGAAGGCGATAAAGTGACCCAGAAGGAGGTCTGCTCGGTTAGCGACGTCTCCGAAGTGACCGTCCGCAACCGCTACACCGAACTCCTCGAAGCCGGCACCGATCCCGACGCGGCCCGCGGCGCCGCGTAG